A genomic window from Triticum aestivum cultivar Chinese Spring unplaced genomic scaffold, IWGSC CS RefSeq v2.1 scaffold27977, whole genome shotgun sequence includes:
- the LOC123172984 gene encoding rhamnogalacturonate lyase B-like, with protein MSTWAAMALLLSVIAAAAQLQPGARAAALGTLGAGVTLHEDQHQVVVDNGIVQVVVSKTQGQIIGVRYVDDTNLLYFNNNEISGGYWDVVWNFPGSGYPTGMNDMLDGTEFMVVSASEEQVELSFMRTYDPSRLNSVPLNVDKRLVMLRGGSGFYCYSIFEHAGGWPAVDVSEARLVFKLDPTTFNYMAVSDGIQRYMPGAADRDAPRAVPLAYKEAVLLVHPSEPQFAGEVDDKYQYSMDNKDNRVHGWIAGAGGDGDQVPVGFWVVTPSNEFKSGGPLKRELTSHIGPTSLTMFMGTHYIGSDMVARIEAGEHWKKVMGPVFIYLNSNPERGGFQPLWEDAKAQAEVEASQWPYSFPLSPDFHTAGERGSVTGRLLVRDKYTSGGEDVPARLAYVGLAAPGQPGSWATESKGYQFWTRASATSGSFAIDDVRAGEYNLYAWVPGVLGDYMRTAPVTVVPGVAIALGDLVFEPPRSGPTLWEIGVPDRSAAEFFVPDPNPRYLSKLFVARDKYRQYGLWERYDELYPAGDPVFTIGVSNPFKDWFFAHVTRKTGNGENVPTTRRIRFDVPRVAAGGTYTLRIALAAAHMCKLKVQVNGATGRGPAGGVLVTPEFGDDNAIARHGEHGRWWSFEFPIDGRLLVQGENTISVTQARAFTVFMGVLYDYVRLEGPSGWDSGVTSSAGLGEILPLGLLYGLVVLPTLIFLLSK; from the exons ATGTCGACGTGGGCGGCCATGGCGTTGCTGCTCTCTGTCATTGCGGCGGCGGCGCAGCTGCAGCCCGGGGCGCGCGCGGCGGCGCTAGGGACCCTTGGCGCCGGCGTTACGCTGCACGAAGATCAGCATCAG GTGGTGGTGGACAACGGCATTGTGCAGGTGGTGGTGTCCAAGACGCAGGGCCAGATCATCGGCGTCCGTTATGTCGACGACACTAACCTCCTCTACTTCAACAACAATGAGATATCAGGCGG GTACTGGGATGTAGTTTGGAACTTTCCAGGATCGGGATATCCCACGGGCATGAACGACAT GTTGGACGGTACAGAGTTCATGGTGGTATCTGCGAGTGAGGAGCAAGTGGAGCTCTCCTTCATGAGAACCTACGACCCATCACGCCTCAACAGCGTCCCGCTCAACGTCGACAAGAG GCTGGTGATGCTGAGAGGCGGCTCCGGGTTCTACTGCTACTCCATCTTCGAGCACGCCGGCGGCTGGCCGGCCGTCGACGTCTCGGAGGCCCGGCTCGTCTTCAAGCTCGACCCCACGACGTTCAACTACATGGCGGTCTCGGACGGGATCCAGAGGTACATGCCGGGGGCGGCGGACCGGGACGCGCCCCGGGCCGTGCCGCTGGCGTACAAGGAGGCCGTGCTGCTCGTGCACCCGTCGGAGCCGCAGTTCGCGGGGGAGGTGGACGACAAGTACCAGTACTCCATGGACAACAAGGACAACCGTGTCCACGGCTGGATCGCCGGCGCCGGTGGCGACGGCGACCAGGTGCCGGTGGGGTTCTGGGTGGTCACCCCCAGCAACGAGTTCAAGAGCGGCGGCCCCCTCAAGCGCGAGCTCACCTCCCACATCGGCCCCACCTCGTTGACT ATGTTCATGGGGACTCATTACATCGGAAGCGACATGGTGGCGAGGATCGAGGCCGGCGAGCACTGGAAGAAGGTCATGGGGCCGGTGTTCATCTACCTCAACTCCAACCCAGAGCGGGGAGGCTTCCAGCCGCTGTGGGAGGACGCCAAGGCGCAGGCGGAGGTCGAGGCGAGCCAATGGCCGTACAGCTTCCCGTTGTCGCCGGACTTCCACACGGCAGGCGAGAGGGGCTCGGTCACCGGTCGGTTGCTGGTAAGAGACAAGTACACGAGCGGCGGCGAGGACGTGCCCGCCCGGCTGGCCTACGTCGGCCTCGCCGCTCCGGGACAGCCCGGCTCCTGGGCGACGGAGAGCAAG GGTTACCAGTTTTGGACGAGGGCGTCGGCGACAAGCGGCAGCTTCGCCATTGACGACGTCCGGGCAGGGGAGTACAACCTCTACGCCTGGGTCCCCGGGGTCCTCGGCGACTACATGCGCACGGCTCCGGTAACGGTGGTGCCCGGCGTCGCCATTGCCCTCGGCGACCTCGTGTTCGAGCCGCCGCGATCGGGGCCGACGCTGTGGGAGATCGGCGTGCCAGACCGCAGCGCCGCCGAGTTCTTCGTCCCTGATCCCAACCCCAGGTACCTCAGCAAGCTCTTCGTCGCCAGGGACAAGTACAGGCAGTACGGGCTGTGGGAGCGGTACGACGAGCTGTACCCCGCCGGCGACCCCGTCTTCACCATCGGCGTGAGCAACCCCTTCAAGGACTGGTTCTTCGCGCATGTCACAAG GAAGACGGGCAACGGCGAGAACGTGCCGACGACGCGGCGGATCCGGTTCGACGTGCCCCGcgtcgccgccggcggcacctACACGCTGCGCATCGCCCTCGCGGCGGCGCACATGTGCAAGCTGAAGGTGCAGGTGAACGGGGCGACGGGGAGGGGGCCGGCGGGGGGAGTGTTGGTGACGCCCGAGTTCGGCGACGACAACGCGATCGCGCGGCACGGCGAGCACGGCAGGTGGTGGAGCTTCGAGTTCCCGATCGACGGGCGGCTGCTCGTGCAAGGGGAGAACACCATCAGCGTCACGCAGGCGAGGGCGTTCACCGTGTTCATGGGGGTCTTGTACGATTACGTCCGGCTGGAAGGGCCGTCCGGTTGGGATTCTGGCGTCACAAGTAGTGCTGGTCTAGGCGAAATCTTGCCTCTCGGTTTGCTATATGGGCTTGTCGTGCTACCAACATTGATATTTCTGCTAAGCAAGTGA
- the LOC123172973 gene encoding histone H4, producing MSGRGKGGKGLGKGGAKRHRKVLRDNIQGITKPAIRRLARRGGVKRISGLIYEETRGVLKIFLENVIRDAVTYTEHARRKTVTAMDVVYALKRQGRTLYGFGG from the coding sequence ATGTCGGGCCGCGGCAAGGGAGGGAAGGGGCTGGGCAAGGGCGGCGCCAAGCGTCACCGGAAGGTGCTCCGCGACAACATCCAGGGCATCACCAAGCCGGCCATCCGCCGTCTTGCCCGCAGGGGCGGCGTGAAGCGCATCTCGgggctcatctacgaggagacccgGGGCGTGCTCAAGATCTTCCTGGAGAACGTCATCCGCGACGCCGTCACCTACACGGAGCACGCCCGCCGCAAGACCGTCACCGCCATGGACGTCGTCTACGCCCTCAAGCGCCAGGGACGCACCCTCTACGGATTCGGCGGCTAG